Below is a genomic region from Haliotis asinina isolate JCU_RB_2024 chromosome 14, JCU_Hal_asi_v2, whole genome shotgun sequence.
ttacaccatcccctcagctgttggcgactgtgtGCCAcaaataccaaaacctggcagggatcatacagatccgtcgaattacagaccgatatctctaaccagttgtgtctgtaaaaccatggaacgtatggtgaacaacagattaatttggtattttgaaaccaataacctgatcgcaaatattcagtgtgatttcaggaaaaatcgtagtaccattgatcatttggtacgtttggaatcctttgttaaaaatggtacagtaaataaacaacatgctgtatcgattttctttgatctcgacaaagcttatgatacgacctggaagcatggcattttgaaggatttacatgattttgggttcagaggccgtttgcctctttttatatcagagtttttaaaagacaggcaatggcatttacatgattttgggttcAGAGGCCGTCTAAAGTCTAAAACtaattttatacatttttgtagtttttcggccggcattgagctggaaaacatagctctcTCCCATCTTCTTTCTGGCAGTTGGTTAAACCACAAGTGGACCCaccattaacttcatttaaaatgagtgagtgagtgagttaatatttaacgtcacatcggcagtattacagccatattgtgacgagagcattcttaaaaatggaatctatgcatatgataaaaacctgtcgacgaaggacagtaaaacaactagaatatcacaacgagaaataaaactagcgtgaaaagttaaaactaatatccctattcagacaatacaatataaaaacaggctatatagatcaacATCAACTGAAAGCTCACCATACtagctaggggccatggggacgtacagtacttctgctacctgcatggtacctagctggatttacaccatcctctcagctgctggtgactggtatgcaagattagccacaaattaaaatgacagaaatactacgactaaaaaacaggaagatcaaatttgacttgaaatgttttgggacttacgtaccctctcaggaggacaataattttacagtgctttaacccccctcgaggatacagccactaacactctaagttcctAATTCGaaattccaagcataaaatatttatatattacaattcatttagcaaatctaattcttttaaaaatgcaataattaaatgagaactaacatgcttgactgtgattctttcatcacaagggatacaaaacggaggatcttcaccttttaatagatagtcgtgagtatacctcgcatggccaatgcgacatcgtcgcataatgacctcctgaaatctggactgacaacccaagtaagtatatccgatataaggttttatttcatgtaatttatttattcctaCCTggttgtcccacttcttctgcatcagatcacggctataagatcttattgtagctttataatcagagtatggaataagaagtggtgtcacagatttgttgagtgccgccttagcagcaagatcggccattgtgttaccagaaatgcctacgtgactaggTTACCAACAATGGACGATGTCCCACTGGCCAGTAGCacgattattgtacaattcaataatttctattaaaagtggatgttaacaagaaatgtttttaataacctgaaggcaagaaagagagtcggaatatattatataatgtttacgtttcgggtgtctttgaatatatttaagatctgttaatatggcgttagcttcagctgtaaaaatagaactgttgtctggtaatctaaaagatattgttctggatccaatgacagtggcacaagccacagcgccaccgtccttggacccatctgtaaataagggtttgtaattgctatatttatgtttcaattgattatattcttgtttatactgtaattcagtcgtttctgattttttaaatgtcgttaatgttaggtcaacttgtggcctaaccaattgccaaggaggagaagaaagaagacgggaaggcgatatactttccaggactataccggcagaagaaagaaagggtttaattctgtgcacAAGAGGTGGaataagagaagactttttgttatacaaatcctcataaaggggattgaagacacagttataggcagggttagattcattagaatataatttagtaatgtattgtaaagacaattttatacgacgttgagtaagagatggttcatcggcctcaacgtagagactatcaataggtgaagttctgaaagacccaagacaaagtcttaagccttgatggtggacagaatcaagaagtttaaggttgcttttgcaggctccaccatatacgatggagccataatcgagtttcgaacggacgagtgatcgatataggtgtaagagtgttgcttgatcccctccccactttgagttggaaacaactttcaacaagtcaagagccttcaggcatttagttttaagggacttaatatgaggcagaaatgttaagtgggagtcaaagattaggcccaagaacttggcctcctttacaactttgatgggagtgtcatctagagatagtttagggtctttatgtggcttatattttctgcaaaaatgtatacaattagttttggatttagaaaatttaaagccgttttcaagacaccatttatttattttgtttaaacacaactgcagttgccgatcaatagtatgcatgcttttcccacgacaagaaatattaaaatcatccacaaataaggatccatcaattgaatcgtttaaaacttttgataaactatttatctttatgctaaaaagtgtaacagacaaaatactgccctgtggaacaccctgatcctgattgtaatgatcagacagggtagaacccactcgaacttgaaactgtctatcatttaaaaagttgcctataaattgaggtaaacgacctcgcaagccaaagtcatgtaaatctcttaaaataccatatttccaggttgtgtcatatgctttttcgagataaaaaaagatagacacagcatgttgtttattaattagtgcatttttaacaaatgattctaaacgcactaagtgatcgacagtacttctgtttttgcggaaaccacactgtatatcagttataaggttatttgtttccaagtaccaaactagtcgattatttatcatgcgttccagggtcttgcaaacacagcttgttaatgaaatcggacgataattggatggatccgtatgatcacgtccaggtttaggtattggcactactatggcgtcacgccatgaaggaggaaagttacccgatgtccaaataccatcaaaaatatttaggagagtttccaaacaggattctggtaagtgcttcaggagttgagaatgtatgttatcagctcctgtagcagtgtcatgagcttgatctagtgcagtatggagttcaggAATAgtaaacgtttcattataatcttccccattatcggaattgaaattaatagttttcttttcttgttgtttttcatattgctggaattttggtacatactttgaagaggaagaatgtttagcaagggtttcacccagcttattagcaatatctgatttatcagtaagcaattgatctccgtgtttaagatgatggacagtagatttagtacctttacctttgattttctggaccatgttccataccttcgacataggtgtccgagaatttattttggatacataattttgccaagattggcgtttgttctgtttaaaagtacgccgtgctttagcatttaaaatcttaaatttgatttaaattatgcaccataggatggcgacggaaataatgttctgcttttttccttgccatcctagcttgtttgcacgcatcgttgaaccatggttttcttatgtgtggaactacagaggactttggtatacactcatcagctatggaattcagttcatcagaaaagcgtttaatagcatcaggaacgtcaataaaacgttcaggtttaagtttttcagcacacaatgtttcatataaagcccagttagcctttttaaaatttcgtcttgatgatggaggaacattggatggagttacagcttttaatacagtaggaaaatggtcacttccacagaggtcattgtgaactgaccattcgaattcatttaatagttctgaatttgtcaatgacaagtcaagagcagaataggtccctgtacaaGGTccctggcaaacgtcgaagacggcgaaatataaaaagagcatagtgtaaatgctacatgtaaaagtaattctcacagcaacagcctgcatattagtattaagtgacacagggctttgaataatgttttgtctgactagaatggatgatccgccagtggctctatcacccggagatgaaaaacaatggtatgcattaaaatgacgaaggtcaaatgcatctgtttgttttaaatatgtctcttggtgacatattgctgaaggtgtaaaatcttggactaataactgtaattcatgtaaattagtcctcaaacctctgcagttccactgtacaatattattggaatacacTATCTTTTAGGAGGATTGATGGGAGATCGACCCCGCCCTCTCCTggtgggtgacaagctatgtgtcctctGACTGCAGTTTTCAGAGACATCCATTTCTTCAAGtgaaccatatttgttaaacaactggaTCTTGTTATCAGATCCCTTAGATGTTCTGCCACTTAGGGACTTTTTGGACAGTTccgtttttggtttgttttttgtctttACCACTTGTTTCTCAGTTGGTTGCAATTGCGATTGTTTAGAGGACTGAGAGGATAATAGATCCTGAGAACTTGTTGGGAACTTGCAGAGACGACAACAGTTGCTGTATCGTCAGAGAGTGAAACTAGTTTAGGAGAATCTGTTTCAGTCCATGTATAATCAGTCTGGCAACCAAGCGACGAACACGGGACACGGTACTGAACAGACTGCAAAATGGGTCGAGTAACAGCTGTAGAATAAGAATTATGTATGGATTGTTCCTCGTCGAGGACAATCTTCTTTGCATGTAGAAAGGGTagatttctttcatgtttaactttGATGACTTTGTGTTCACAGCAGGGATACCAGAgggatatactcaagtagaaatattaaaaatactctaccagattggcccatgagccaccgccttctgggcattttagactctaggcaagtaattttgtattggTTAACGTGGAACAGGTAAGGAGTTCAGATACAGTTTACCAAGTCCATACAATAATCAGCGGattaaaaagaaaatgtgaAAGATAGAATGcaatgcacagggcttggcatgaccagccgattgattgaatcgggcccattcaaccacccgtctaggtgaagttagggccaaagtggtatgttgggcaacaggatcacCTAATCCTtgttccagtgccctcaaccaccaggatcccctcctccaccgacacgggacgcaacccacggcaaacaggttgcccaatttggtcgcctcttacgaccagcaatggggtgctgtggacacattctgtcccgggtccacacgggatcatttaaaaagtcggaaactaatgaattgcaatataaacaagaatataatcagttattaaaaatttgtcttgtaaacatccacttttaattgaaattattgaaatgtataatgatcttgttactggccaatacgacatcgtcttttgttggttacccagccacgtaggcatttcagggaatacactggctgatcttgctgccaagtcAGCACTCAACAAACCTGTGACTCTTATTCtgacttcttattccatacgcAGACTATAAAACTGCTATTGGGTCTtgtatccgtgatctgatgcgaAAGAAGTGGGAAACCCaggtgggtataaataaattacatgagataaaaccttacattgtttatacctacttgggttgtcagtccagatttgaagaggtcatcatcatgcaacgatgtcgcattggcccacacaagatatacccataactacctgcttgactgtgttgaattcgccatcacaagggataaatatttcaatgtcaaaggatcttttttaccactgttagttgtcatttaataattggtttttaaaggaaattgatttcatggtgAAAGTTTGAATAACATATTCTGtacatagatgtattttaatgattggtagtttagatttgtaactagaattgttactgtctgtaccctcaaagggggttgaagcactgtaaaattattgtcctcttgagagggtacgtaagtcccaaaacattcagtgtaaatttaagtctaccgagtttttaatcgtagtgttCATGTGATTTCAATTTTGGCTGACATTTTATAAACTCTCCAgaggctgaagggatgatgtaaatccaactagggtccatgcaggtagcaaaggtactgtaagtccccatggtccctagaatggtgatctaccttcagttgttggagatctatagcctgtttttatattgttttgtccagatagtgatattaattttaactttccacgctagttttaatgataattgtgatattaTAGTTTTTTTACTgttgtccttcgtcgacaggttttaacAGTAGGCAAATATTTCTtctcagtgttaaatgttcagaAGCGATCaatgttttgtttcctttttttgtttttgtttatttatgcattaacttgccacatagattggtctgatGACGTACTGCTACCTctagttagttttggatttctgaataaaatacttTTTACATTTCTCTGGCAACACGTTTGACGAacactgaaattggtggtagatCTCATTTCAaaagcagaactctaaaaccgtttaatgtttcttcaccaaacttggtacataaGGTGGTCTGCTGGTGTACTGGTACCTGTTCGTAATTTTGGAATTCTGCATATGTTATTTGTGGTGTTTTCATGAGCgtaagtttgactttgactgaaatagGTGGTAGTGTTGTTtgctggagcagaactctaaaaacGTACAGTATTTCTTCGTCAAGCTGGCACACAGATTGGTCTAGTGATGGGTTGGTGCCTGTTGGTattttcagaataaaatattttagcatttccatgacaacaagttttacttagactgacattgGTGGTTGAGCAGAACTTTTGGAAGCTTCCAACATTCTCCATACATTTTTGTACTTACACACCACAACATGTGAGACAAACATCACTCGTAGACAAATTCATCAAGAGTATTTTGCCAGTGTTGGGAATATTGATGACTAAGTCTTGTCATACTAATTTTGCACTTatttatgagtgagtaagtgaattaaACTTTAAAGTCACTTTAGCAATACTGCAGTCATATCTTGACTAAGACAATATATAGATTATCAATAATTAAAGATATGTTACACCTCGGTCAATGATAATCACTTTTTAAAATGCTTTCTTTTGCCGGTCAGTCTAGTTTAACGCTTAtctatgtgatattctagttatgtTCCtctccttcgtcgacaggtgtGTACAGTTTACCGTGATTTATTATGAAATTATCACTTAGGTTTAGTCACGTTATGGATGAAATGCTAGCGATGTGACTTAAACTTTTAAAACTCCAACTTGACGCAACAGCCTCCAACTAGGTTTTGATGACCACTTGAAATAGAAAACATGTGTCTGTACTTATTGTTTTCTCAGTGTTTCAAAGGCTGGCAAGTAATAACGCCGCCATGGGTAACAATGTCTTGTTGATGCAAAGAACGACGTTTCTATTGATTTAATCTATAGATCATCGAGTAAAATAAGTCAACAATGCACTAGGACACCGCATTAGCATAATTTGGTGTCATAGCAGGTCGATTTAGGTTCAAGTATTCTTTGAAGTCCGAGTATTTTGCGTCTTGTGTAAAGCAGACAAAGCGATCAAACCAGAAATAGTAGTCGCTGACACCTGACCAACTTCATTGGTTTCCAGTTTACACAGTCAGCAAGAATGCATCTGTGTTATTCAGTGGCGTATGTCCGCATCTAACACCACCGAAGGTCAGGTTCAACTGACGTCTCACAGTTTTAAAAATTGATGAATGTATTATCATAAACACTAGGTAAACTTTTCTCTCTGGGAACACAAGTTCTAGTTTCAACAAACAACAATGGAAATTTAAGGGTGAAGGCTGTGATGTctcagtttcattgttttcattaaaaGCATATATAACTTTGCTCAACTGGTCTGGCTATGAAACCGTGAATCTGTCATTCGATAAGGTCACTTGAAGTTTTCTCTGTCTGCAAGAAGATAGAAGGACTGATATGTGTTCATTAGTCAAATGCGTTTTTtcccttacgtgtttactgcTCCAATTCATAGAGGTCGATTGTTCATGCAGTCAGTGTAAAGATTATCGTCTATCTGAATTCGACGGGAAGGCCGTTACAGACTTCCAACTCGCTACGTTCCTTCATGTGGAGATGGCTGGGTTATGCACCCAAAGGTGTTCAGAGGACCACAGATGCAGGTCCTACAGGTACAACACCAAGACGAAGACGTGTTCTACCTACGGTGGTGGTTTCTCTGTTCCAACAAAGACTCTGAACAACGTGACTGAAGAGGATGGATCAAGACTATATGCGTCCTGCGGAAGTAAGTAAAGCCATATAAACTTGCGATCATGTAGAATTGAAGTACATGGACAGTATTCGTGTTCTAGAAACGTCATTAATGTTCCTTTGGAATTTCTTATTTCTGCGACCCTGTCATCTTCAATCATAACTTACTTGGTATTATGTCCCAACAATGTAGATCAGTGCATTTCGTATGTTGATGAGAGGTTCCTATGTTCAACCAGTATAGAAAAGTAGGCCGATGGACAGAAAGTATAAAAATAGGGAAAGtgattttcactattttttttATCTATACAAGatcacgatatagctgagatactgccgatgtggcgttaaatattaactcattcattaTCTATATAAGACTTACGTTTTGAAAATTTACATCGTTTGGTTAGATTCTTATAAATAGTTTGAAGCATTTTTGATGTAAAAGTAACTTTCTGAATATCCAAAGTTTTCTAACATTTACCAGATCAAAACATAAAAGCATGAACACCACGTTATCGTATATCATGCTTATTAGTAATTACTTAAACCACATAAAGCATGCCTTTGAGAATTGTCCTTAAAAGGGACACAAACGGTGTGACCTCCCTTGGCATCAGCAATAGCTGCACATCTCGTACTGTCGAAGAGATGTCGAATGAACCTCCTGAAAATGTTGTAAGTATCAACAACACCCCGTTGCAGTTATTACAAGTTCACTGTTGGTAAATTTGTTTTTCCGTTTCATCCCAGACTTTATCAATATGACTCAAATCAGGACTTAAAACTGGCAAATCCAAGATGTTTCATCCCAGGCGTTTTCGATGGGATTCAAATCTGGACTTACAACTGGCAAGTCCATGGTATTGATGTTGTTCTGGAGAATTGTCTATGGCAGTCTTGCTGTGTGCGTTCTCGCGTTATCTTGCTGAAAAACAAGATGACGTCCTTGAGCAAAAAAAAATGGACGAATCACTGGTGGCGTCAAAGGTAAACCAATGGTCGACGGCAACGTAAACCACGGGAACGTGCAGTATTGTCGCCGCTGTGTCTGTTGTGTCTTCCTATGGTGTTGCGGGGTGTTGTGGTAGTTGTTACTAAGCGATTTCACAACTGAGACGTCATAATGTCATGACGTTACACGTGGACGTTCGTGAAGGTGTCTGTCTGCTGACAGCGGTCGAGCAGTCTGTAGATGGAACACTGATGTGTTCTATAATGCCTGGCGACGCGTTGGATGCTCCAACCTGCCTCAATATTGACTATTGCTCTCTGACGTTCGTTAGCAATTAAAAGTGGCATTCTCACGTGTTGCACGAAAATGCGAATGTAAGGGTTAAGTACCCGTTCCTTAAGTAGCATCGTAAGAGCAAGAACATCATGCAAAGAATGCAGTTGTAACATAACGACCTGTCTCTGCACAGGCAAAAAAATCCCATTgagtcatgtatgtatgtatgctgtgATGTCAGTTTGCTAAGGCTATGTTtgattacaagggggtatggcGTAATGGAAAAAGGTGCACATGTCATGGGATCCCATtcgcgcaaatcgatgctcatgctcttgaccacaggattgtctggtccagactcgattatttacagacggccaccatatagctgaaatattgctgagtgcgacgcaaaactaaactcactcactcactgttgatcactcactctttgtttcTCCAGATTACCAGTGGTTAATTCCCAGTCAAACGCCGTATGACAGGGACGACGCTATGTATGTTTTGTAGACACCGAAAGTAGTCCTTAGTTAGTCTCTCATCTTAGTCATGCATGCACATGACCCAACCAGACAACGTGTGTATCTGGTGACTTAATAACATTGTTGAAAATAGTTTTGGCTGAAATGTTACGATACTTTCTTGAAGGTGCGTCGTTTGGGATGAAGTGCGTGACGTCATCAAATTGCGCCTTCGGAAACTCAACATGCGTAGACGACACCTGTACATGCGTGACGGGAACCAGCTATGACGTCACGACTGGTGACTGTTTGATCCGTGAGTATTTTGGTATTAGCGTGATGATTTCAAATTGATAATGATGTCGAGCCCCAGGGATCTAATACACCGTATATGCTGATCCATATGAGCTTAAAATCCAGTACAACAATACAACATTTCAAATGTACATGTGTTGAAGTAAGTGAAGTCTAAAAGGATTGGCCAGTTCCGTCTTGATAAGGCCGAGATGCCACTGATACAATACAACTTTTAGTGAAAACCTCTGTGAGGTGTCACAGATATACGGGATTTTCTTCTAAGTAGGTCAAGGTGGTGCCTAAACTTTAACCATACAAATATGGCCATTTAAAGGCGTACATGTGTTGAAGTAAGTGAAGTCTGAAAGGATTGGCCAGTCCCGTCTTGATAAGGCCGAGATGCTACTGATATGAGGATGAATTTAAACTCATTCTCATATTTACACCCGAAACGCCTTGATCCTTCTAAATTATAATTAAAGTGACTGGTGTGAATGCTTCCTGATATTCAGTTGCATGTTGCTGTTAATGTTAATCTGCTGTGTGCAAACAttccatacatgtatatgcttgTGACAAATTGGTTGTAGTCACCGTTAGCTTGATAACCGCACCGTTGTGATAAtccacatcgaaacgtcgcttaATCCAATAAACAAGATGTCATCCAGAAAGTTTGTTTAACCTCTGACACTCCAGCATATAGAATGCCGAATAAACATGTGGTTTAAATGATATAATATTACTGTCCCAACGTAATAAGAACTCTCCAAAGAAAGGATACTCTTAAGTAAAGATACTCTGACTTTTGAATTTCAGGCTGTCCCGTATACGGCAGTGATTTCATTGCTTACGA
It encodes:
- the LOC137261892 gene encoding uncharacterized protein, producing the protein MAGLCTQRCSEDHRCRSYRYNTKTKTCSTYGGGFSVPTKTLNNVTEEDGSRLYASCGSASFGMKCVTSSNCAFGNSTCVDDTCTCVTGTSYDVTTGDCLIRCPVYGSDFIAYDGCGLSFCNNKTMTVSTMQACFAECKAETGFVCISVEYSQVDGTCHLCDTPALEFPEEYHEFGTSVSIDWTLAVRHCAF